One window from the genome of Acidihalobacter ferrooxydans encodes:
- a CDS encoding NAD(P)/FAD-dependent oxidoreductase: protein MNTKPHVLVLGGNFAGLGSAQKIREFAGDAVEITVIDRKNYLLFVPNIPADVFENRDPAVGQRMDLPPVLAKDGISFIQGEVTTLDVDSKTVHYTPTERPGAAPQKIAYDYLVVALGNRLAYDKIEGFDEYGDSVSDIYLGNKLRKKLWEGGYKGGPIAVGSARFHQGDGAKGLAPYPGGSIPDALAACEGPPVEVMLSVANYLKQTGQGGPDKVTVFTPAALIAEDAGEGVVGQLLDIASGMGFNYVNNGKDITRITAEGVELASGQTIEAELKIIFPDWVAHDFMRGLPISDSEGFVITDLLMKNPKYPEVFAAGDAAAVTMPKLGAIGHQECEIVGRQIACAVGRMSEAAANTPLEPVVYCIGDMGDNQAFYIRSNSWFGGDTQILKMGHVPFLLKMQYKNLFFRNQGKMPDWGLDFSELMAEKIAS, encoded by the coding sequence ATGAACACCAAACCGCATGTACTCGTTCTAGGTGGCAATTTCGCCGGCCTCGGCAGCGCGCAGAAAATTCGTGAATTTGCTGGCGACGCCGTCGAAATCACCGTGATCGATCGCAAGAATTATCTGCTTTTCGTGCCAAATATTCCGGCTGATGTATTCGAGAACAGGGACCCCGCCGTCGGGCAGCGCATGGATCTGCCTCCGGTGCTGGCCAAGGATGGCATTTCATTCATTCAAGGTGAGGTAACGACCTTGGACGTGGACAGCAAGACCGTCCACTATACGCCGACCGAGCGCCCCGGCGCCGCGCCGCAGAAAATCGCCTACGACTATCTGGTGGTCGCGCTCGGCAATCGCCTCGCCTACGACAAGATCGAAGGCTTCGATGAATACGGCGACAGCGTCAGCGATATTTATCTCGGCAACAAGCTGCGCAAGAAACTCTGGGAAGGTGGCTACAAGGGTGGCCCGATCGCGGTCGGCTCGGCCCGCTTCCACCAGGGTGATGGTGCCAAGGGCCTGGCCCCTTATCCCGGCGGCAGTATCCCCGATGCGCTGGCCGCCTGCGAAGGCCCACCGGTCGAGGTCATGCTCTCCGTGGCCAATTATCTTAAACAGACCGGCCAGGGAGGCCCGGACAAGGTTACGGTCTTCACGCCTGCCGCGTTGATCGCCGAGGACGCCGGTGAAGGCGTGGTCGGCCAACTGCTCGACATCGCCTCGGGCATGGGTTTCAACTACGTCAACAACGGTAAGGACATCACCCGCATCACTGCCGAAGGCGTGGAACTGGCCAGCGGGCAGACCATCGAGGCCGAACTCAAGATCATCTTCCCCGACTGGGTGGCGCATGACTTTATGCGCGGCCTGCCGATCTCCGACAGCGAAGGCTTCGTGATCACCGACCTGCTGATGAAAAACCCGAAATACCCGGAAGTGTTCGCCGCCGGCGATGCCGCCGCTGTCACCATGCCCAAGCTCGGTGCCATCGGCCATCAGGAATGCGAGATCGTGGGCCGGCAGATCGCCTGTGCGGTGGGCCGCATGAGCGAGGCCGCCGCCAACACGCCTCTCGAACCGGTGGTCTACTGCATCGGCGACATGGGCGACAACCAGGCCTTCTACATCCGCTCGAATAGCTGGTTCGGGGGTGATACGCAGATTCTCAAAATGGGCCATGTCCCCTTCCTGCTGAAGATGCAGTACAAAAATCTGTTCTTCCGCAATCAGGGCAAGATGCCCGACTGGGGCCTGGATTTCTCCGAACTCATGGCCGAGAAAATCGCCTCCTGA
- a CDS encoding peroxiredoxin: MENEKPLETSQTPRLNEPAPSFKANTTHGPKSLEDYRGKWLVLFSHPADFTPVCTTEFIGFAKHYAEFQKLDCELLGLSIDSNSAHIAWIRNIKEKFGVEIPFPIIEDLSMDVAHTYGMIHPGAGDTSTVRSAFFIDPDGLLRAMIYYPMTNGRSIPEFLRLIEALQATDQHACATPEGWKPGDPVLVPPPATADGADKRVEEGYECTDWYFCTKPLKKD, translated from the coding sequence ATGGAGAATGAAAAACCACTGGAAACCTCACAAACGCCCCGCCTGAACGAACCGGCGCCCTCATTCAAGGCCAACACCACTCATGGCCCGAAATCGCTGGAAGACTACAGAGGCAAGTGGCTGGTATTGTTTTCACATCCGGCCGATTTCACACCTGTATGCACCACCGAGTTCATCGGGTTCGCGAAACACTATGCGGAATTCCAGAAGCTGGATTGTGAATTATTGGGCTTATCCATCGACAGTAATTCCGCACATATCGCCTGGATACGCAACATCAAGGAAAAATTTGGTGTCGAGATACCGTTCCCGATCATCGAAGATCTGAGCATGGACGTGGCGCATACATACGGGATGATTCATCCTGGTGCGGGTGACACGTCGACGGTGCGTTCGGCCTTTTTCATCGATCCCGATGGTCTGCTGCGCGCCATGATTTACTACCCGATGACCAACGGGCGATCAATTCCGGAATTCCTGCGGCTCATCGAGGCCCTTCAAGCCACGGATCAACATGCCTGCGCCACGCCCGAAGGATGGAAGCCCGGCGACCCGGTGCTGGTACCACCACCAGCCACCGCGGATGGAGCCGACAAGCGCGTCGAAGAAGGCTATGAGTGCACCGATTGGTATTTCTGCACGAAACCCCTGAAAAAAGACTGA
- a CDS encoding DUF6629 family protein — protein sequence MLFIVANFTLAGILLGIGILTLRKVSTPNEWVFATLPLLFGLHQFDQGFVWLGLYGFVGSHTLHITATLFVFYAQAALPFWVPLAVWLLEPRGAKRHLLGLLTLIGAALAVYVAWRLAVTPTQVYVHHSSLVYDNPATQHLWVAVLYILTTCGALIISRSVPIQIFGWLNLLGLTVVFIVAHYSFTALWCLYAALVSGVLYLYFIERRIAFLRVLRQTETHLELRAAEELDRLNRHLPRLRKLLPRDG from the coding sequence ATGCTCTTCATCGTCGCCAATTTCACCCTCGCCGGCATTTTGCTGGGCATCGGCATACTGACCCTCAGAAAAGTCAGCACGCCCAACGAATGGGTGTTCGCCACCCTGCCGCTGCTGTTCGGTCTGCATCAGTTCGACCAGGGCTTCGTGTGGCTCGGGCTGTATGGCTTCGTCGGCTCCCACACGCTACACATTACGGCCACTTTGTTCGTGTTCTATGCCCAGGCCGCGCTACCATTCTGGGTGCCTCTTGCAGTGTGGCTGCTGGAACCACGCGGCGCAAAACGGCATCTACTCGGCCTGCTGACGCTGATCGGCGCAGCGCTCGCCGTTTACGTTGCCTGGAGGCTGGCAGTCACGCCCACGCAGGTTTACGTCCACCACAGCTCGCTGGTCTACGACAACCCAGCCACGCAGCATCTGTGGGTCGCCGTGTTGTATATCCTCACCACCTGTGGCGCGTTGATTATCAGCCGCAGCGTGCCGATCCAGATTTTCGGCTGGCTGAACTTGCTTGGCTTGACCGTGGTGTTCATTGTCGCGCACTACTCGTTTACCGCGCTGTGGTGCCTGTATGCCGCGCTGGTCAGCGGGGTGCTCTACCTGTACTTCATCGAACGACGCATCGCGTTCCTGCGCGTGCTGCGCCAGACAGAAACGCATCTTGAACTGCGCGCTGCCGAAGAACTCGACCGATTGAATCGCCACCTCCCGCGCCTGCGTAAACTGCTGCCGCGCGATGGCTGA
- a CDS encoding glutamate decarboxylase has protein sequence MVKKLVPDTDIAPTYGSRAMTDPVPKYTLPNGEMAPQTAYQLIHDELMLDGNARLNLATFVTTWMEPEAERLMAETFDKNMIDKDEYPQTAEIEKRCVNMIARLFNARESEDPVGVSAIGSSEAVMLAGMALKWRWRARCAAAGKPAAKPNLILGANVQVVWEKFCRYWEVEPRYIPMQEGRYVITPEEVVKRIDENTIGVVAILGTTFTGEFEPIEAIHDAVVAHNAAHDLAVPLHIDAASGGFVAPFIHPDLRWDFRLPNVVSINASGHKYGLVYPGVGWAVWRGKEHLPDDLVFHVNYLGGDMPTFTLNFSRPGNQIVGQYYNFLRLGREGYTRIMASLRDTATELSAKIAGLGPFELLSDGSTIPVFAFQLKDASRYSVYDVSERLRVRGWQVPAYTMPEHAEKIAVLRVVVREGFSRDMAEMLLGDLCKVIEELDANPPAAPKQLDGHFHHG, from the coding sequence ATGGTTAAAAAACTCGTCCCCGACACCGATATCGCCCCGACATACGGCTCGCGGGCCATGACCGATCCGGTGCCGAAATATACGCTCCCGAACGGCGAAATGGCGCCGCAAACCGCCTATCAGCTCATCCATGACGAACTCATGCTCGACGGCAACGCCCGCCTCAATCTGGCCACCTTCGTCACCACCTGGATGGAGCCCGAAGCCGAGCGACTGATGGCCGAGACCTTCGACAAGAACATGATCGACAAGGACGAGTATCCGCAGACCGCGGAAATCGAAAAGCGCTGTGTCAACATGATCGCGCGCCTGTTCAATGCGCGTGAAAGCGAAGACCCGGTCGGCGTCTCCGCGATCGGCTCCAGCGAAGCGGTCATGCTCGCCGGCATGGCGCTCAAATGGCGCTGGCGCGCGCGGTGCGCGGCCGCCGGCAAGCCAGCGGCCAAACCCAATCTCATCCTCGGTGCCAACGTGCAGGTGGTGTGGGAAAAATTCTGCCGCTACTGGGAAGTCGAACCGCGCTACATTCCGATGCAGGAGGGCCGCTACGTCATCACGCCGGAGGAAGTCGTCAAGCGCATCGACGAGAACACCATCGGCGTGGTCGCCATCCTCGGCACTACCTTTACCGGCGAGTTCGAGCCCATCGAGGCCATCCATGATGCCGTGGTGGCTCACAACGCCGCGCACGATCTGGCCGTGCCACTGCACATCGACGCCGCCAGCGGTGGCTTCGTCGCGCCATTCATCCATCCCGACCTGCGCTGGGACTTTCGCCTGCCCAACGTCGTTTCCATCAACGCCTCCGGACACAAGTACGGCCTGGTCTACCCCGGCGTCGGCTGGGCGGTCTGGCGCGGCAAGGAGCACCTGCCCGATGACCTGGTGTTCCACGTCAATTATCTCGGCGGAGACATGCCGACCTTCACGCTCAACTTTTCGCGCCCCGGCAACCAGATCGTCGGCCAGTACTACAATTTCCTGCGCCTTGGCCGCGAGGGTTATACGCGGATCATGGCGTCGCTGCGCGACACCGCCACCGAACTTTCCGCGAAGATCGCCGGCCTCGGCCCCTTCGAACTGCTCAGCGATGGCTCGACCATTCCCGTATTTGCCTTTCAACTCAAAGACGCCTCACGCTATTCGGTGTATGACGTATCCGAGCGGCTTCGCGTGCGTGGCTGGCAGGTGCCGGCCTATACCATGCCCGAGCACGCCGAGAAGATCGCCGTGCTGCGCGTGGTAGTCCGCGAAGGCTTCTCGCGCGACATGGCCGAAATGCTGCTGGGTGATTTGTGCAAAGTGATCGAGGAACTCGATGCCAACCCGCCCGCCGCACCGAAACAACTCGACGGTCACTTCCATCATGGCTAA
- a CDS encoding APC family permease, which produces MPDSSATDARPAQHLGVVTLTLMTAALFLTLRNMPMMAATGLQMVFFNLITVFAFLIPIALVSAELATAWPKNGVFHWVEEAFGTRWGLTAVWLQWVQSVFGITSILSYVAASLAYAFNPALASNRYFIVGVILAVYWIATLANLRGTRASGMISSVCLSAGVLLPSVVLIGMAALYVIQGRPVHLDLAPTVSNWLPLAHPQDSLVLFLSFIFGVVGIEVSATHAREIRNVRRNYPIAVFAAAALGFVVTLLGGLAVAAVVPKGQLDLVSGSVQALKTLFDTWDLGPLVPIAALLVALGAAGQVSTWVVGPIKGLWAAGRSGNLPPLFQEVNAQGVPRNLLIVQALAMSTVALVFLVVPSVNTAFLMLTSAAVILYATMYLMLFAAAIRLRYTESDTPRPYRVPGGRVWGLWLVAGTGFVTTLACLLIGLLPPGQGVRETIYAPAMLIALALVITLPLLLYHWRRPAWAQTAAADKSIGTVELG; this is translated from the coding sequence ATGCCGGACTCATCGGCCACCGACGCGCGGCCTGCGCAGCATCTGGGCGTCGTCACGCTCACACTGATGACCGCGGCGCTGTTTCTCACGCTGCGCAATATGCCGATGATGGCTGCAACCGGGCTGCAGATGGTGTTTTTCAACCTCATCACCGTGTTCGCCTTCCTCATCCCCATCGCGCTGGTCTCGGCGGAGCTGGCGACCGCCTGGCCCAAGAACGGTGTGTTCCACTGGGTCGAGGAAGCCTTCGGCACGCGCTGGGGCCTCACCGCCGTGTGGCTGCAATGGGTGCAAAGCGTATTCGGCATCACCTCGATCCTGTCCTATGTCGCCGCCAGCCTCGCCTACGCCTTCAACCCGGCACTGGCCAGCAACCGTTATTTCATCGTCGGCGTCATTCTCGCCGTGTACTGGATCGCCACGCTGGCCAACCTGCGCGGCACGCGCGCCTCCGGGATGATCTCCAGCGTGTGCCTGAGCGCCGGCGTGCTGTTGCCCAGCGTGGTACTCATCGGCATGGCCGCGCTCTATGTCATCCAGGGTCGGCCGGTGCATCTAGACCTCGCGCCGACTGTGAGCAACTGGCTCCCGCTCGCGCATCCGCAAGACTCGCTGGTGCTGTTCCTGAGCTTCATCTTCGGCGTGGTCGGCATCGAGGTCTCGGCTACCCACGCGCGCGAAATACGCAACGTACGCCGCAACTACCCCATCGCCGTATTCGCCGCCGCCGCGCTCGGCTTCGTCGTCACCCTGCTCGGCGGGCTGGCAGTCGCCGCGGTCGTACCCAAGGGTCAGCTCGACCTGGTCTCCGGCAGCGTGCAGGCGCTCAAGACATTGTTCGACACTTGGGACCTCGGCCCGCTGGTGCCCATCGCCGCGCTGCTGGTCGCGCTCGGCGCAGCCGGGCAGGTCAGCACCTGGGTGGTCGGGCCGATCAAGGGGCTGTGGGCAGCGGGGCGTTCCGGCAATCTGCCACCACTGTTTCAGGAAGTGAATGCCCAGGGCGTACCGCGCAATCTGCTCATCGTGCAGGCGTTGGCGATGAGTACCGTCGCGCTGGTCTTTCTCGTCGTCCCCTCGGTGAACACCGCTTTTCTGATGCTCACCTCGGCTGCGGTCATCCTCTATGCCACGATGTACCTGATGCTGTTCGCCGCCGCCATCCGCCTGCGCTACACCGAGTCCGACACGCCGCGTCCCTACCGCGTCCCCGGCGGTCGGGTCTGGGGCCTTTGGCTGGTGGCTGGAACGGGCTTCGTCACCACGCTTGCCTGCCTGCTGATCGGCCTGTTGCCGCCCGGCCAGGGCGTCAGGGAAACAATCTACGCACCGGCCATGCTGATTGCCCTGGCGCTGGTGATCACCCTCCCCCTGTTGTTGTATCACTGGCGCCGACCGGCGTGGGCGCAAACCGCCGCGGCCGACAAATCAATCGGAACCGTTGAACTCGGATGA
- a CDS encoding APC family permease — MAKTCPPKTPLGTGALLSIGVGGMIGGGIFAVTGLTIELTRGAAPIAFAIAGVVALLTAWSYLKLTLRYPSSGGTVEYLNRAFGPGVLTGALNILLCLSYVILLAIYAYAFGSYGAQLFDGGPLARHLLASGILITLAVLNFLGPHLVIRSENSFNILKLILLVGFIVAGLTLPGEPARLAPAHWVAPLPLLAGAMIIFLNYEGFELIANAAPQATNPRRSLPVAYLGGVAIVLLMYMGIAAAVLLHLGFGAVAAHRDDVLSAAAQQLLGHGGAVAVIIAALAATASAINATFYGSGRLTYLIAKYGELPAEFEHNIRNQPVE; from the coding sequence ATGGCTAAAACCTGCCCGCCGAAAACGCCGCTGGGCACCGGCGCGCTGCTATCCATCGGCGTCGGCGGCATGATCGGTGGCGGCATCTTCGCCGTCACCGGACTGACCATCGAACTGACCCGAGGCGCCGCACCCATCGCCTTCGCCATAGCGGGCGTGGTCGCACTGCTCACCGCCTGGTCCTATCTGAAACTCACCCTGCGTTACCCCAGCAGCGGCGGCACTGTGGAATATCTCAATCGCGCTTTTGGCCCCGGCGTGCTGACTGGGGCGCTCAACATTTTGCTATGTCTGAGCTACGTCATCCTGCTCGCCATCTATGCCTACGCCTTCGGCAGCTACGGCGCGCAATTATTCGACGGCGGTCCACTGGCCCGCCATCTGCTTGCCAGCGGCATACTGATCACGCTCGCTGTACTCAATTTTCTCGGCCCGCATCTCGTCATCCGCAGCGAAAACAGCTTCAACATCCTCAAGCTGATCCTGCTGGTCGGGTTCATTGTCGCAGGCCTGACCCTGCCCGGCGAGCCTGCGCGGCTCGCGCCCGCGCACTGGGTCGCCCCGCTGCCGCTGCTCGCTGGCGCCATGATCATTTTTCTCAATTACGAAGGTTTTGAACTCATCGCCAATGCTGCACCACAAGCCACCAATCCCCGTCGTTCACTGCCTGTCGCCTATCTGGGTGGCGTCGCCATCGTTCTGCTGATGTATATGGGCATCGCTGCGGCCGTGCTGCTGCACCTCGGCTTCGGCGCAGTCGCCGCGCACCGCGACGACGTACTTTCTGCCGCCGCGCAGCAACTGCTCGGTCACGGAGGCGCTGTCGCGGTCATCATCGCTGCACTGGCCGCCACCGCATCGGCCATCAACGCCACGTTCTACGGTTCGGGACGACTCACCTATCTCATCGCCAAGTACGGTGAATTGCCGGCGGAGTTCGAGCACAACATCCGCAACCAGCCCGTCGAATGA
- a CDS encoding FMN-binding glutamate synthase family protein, with translation MSATGSVLRSFVGANGLKRAAFPALALLLALSALVLSVLVSLWWLLALAFALALLGLGLHDMWQQRSALLANYPVAARFRWLALDLRPFFRAYMVEDDEEGKPYSYEARRLVYERAERASSTHPFGTELDPYAEEFVWISHSMAPVAEPEKDPRVRIGSEQAGSPYAASVFNISAMSFGALSANAIEALNLGAKRGGFYHDTGEGGISPYHLKHGGDLVWELGSGYFGARDAKGRFDPAQFAEQAQRDSVRMTEIKLSQGAKPGHGGLLPAAKVTPEIADTRKVPMHQDCLSPRGHAAFSTPVEMLEFAARMRERSGGKPVGIKFCVGQPHEVMAVMKAMRETGILLDYIVVDGAEGGTGAAPLELSNSVGMPLQDGLIVVRNALVGSGLHQQVRLAASGKLYSGAGLAECLAIGADWGNAARSFLFSIGCIQAQRCHTGTCPTGITTQDPARMRGLDPEVQGQRAANFQSATVEALMEIVAAAGLEHPRDLRPHHVHHRISASKSLPLDHIWEFLPANALLDAPEETAYARWWEAADPHSFRPRIDLGVARARAPGIAEADY, from the coding sequence ATGAGCGCGACTGGTAGCGTTCTGCGCAGTTTCGTCGGGGCCAACGGGCTCAAGCGCGCGGCCTTCCCCGCACTCGCTCTCCTGCTTGCACTCTCCGCACTCGTGCTGAGCGTGCTGGTGAGTCTTTGGTGGCTGCTGGCATTGGCCTTCGCGCTAGCCCTGCTCGGCCTCGGTCTGCACGATATGTGGCAGCAGCGTTCCGCATTGCTGGCCAACTATCCGGTCGCTGCCCGCTTCCGCTGGCTGGCGCTCGATCTGCGGCCTTTTTTCCGCGCCTACATGGTCGAAGACGATGAAGAAGGCAAACCCTACAGCTATGAAGCGCGGCGGTTGGTCTACGAGCGCGCCGAACGCGCCTCCAGCACTCACCCCTTCGGCACCGAACTCGACCCCTACGCCGAGGAATTCGTCTGGATCAGCCACTCGATGGCGCCGGTCGCCGAACCCGAAAAAGACCCGCGCGTCAGGATCGGCAGCGAGCAGGCCGGCAGCCCCTACGCCGCCTCCGTGTTCAACATCTCCGCAATGAGCTTCGGCGCACTGTCAGCCAACGCCATCGAGGCGCTGAATCTGGGCGCCAAACGCGGCGGTTTCTACCACGACACCGGCGAGGGCGGCATCAGCCCCTATCACCTCAAACACGGCGGTGATCTGGTCTGGGAACTCGGCTCGGGCTATTTCGGCGCGCGCGACGCAAAAGGCCGCTTCGACCCGGCACAGTTCGCCGAGCAGGCACAGCGCGACAGCGTGCGCATGACCGAGATCAAACTCAGCCAGGGCGCCAAACCCGGCCACGGCGGACTCTTGCCGGCGGCCAAAGTCACGCCGGAAATCGCCGACACACGCAAGGTTCCGATGCACCAGGACTGCCTCTCCCCGCGTGGTCACGCCGCCTTCTCCACGCCGGTCGAAATGCTCGAATTCGCCGCGCGCATGCGCGAACGGTCCGGCGGCAAACCGGTCGGCATCAAATTCTGCGTCGGCCAGCCGCACGAGGTCATGGCCGTGATGAAGGCCATGCGCGAGACCGGCATACTGCTCGACTACATCGTCGTTGACGGTGCCGAAGGCGGCACCGGCGCCGCGCCGCTGGAACTGTCCAACAGCGTCGGCATGCCGCTGCAAGACGGTCTGATCGTGGTCCGCAACGCACTGGTCGGCAGCGGCCTGCACCAGCAGGTCAGACTGGCCGCCAGCGGCAAGCTCTACTCCGGTGCCGGACTGGCCGAGTGCCTCGCTATCGGCGCCGACTGGGGCAATGCCGCGCGTTCCTTTCTGTTCTCCATCGGCTGCATCCAGGCGCAGCGCTGCCACACCGGCACCTGCCCGACCGGGATCACCACGCAGGACCCTGCGCGCATGCGGGGCCTCGACCCCGAGGTGCAGGGCCAGCGCGCGGCCAATTTCCAGAGTGCGACGGTCGAGGCGCTGATGGAAATCGTCGCCGCCGCCGGGCTGGAGCATCCGCGAGACCTGCGCCCGCACCACGTGCATCACCGCATCAGCGCATCCAAGTCGCTGCCGCTGGATCACATCTGGGAATTCCTGCCCGCAAACGCATTGCTCGACGCGCCGGAAGAAACCGCATATGCGCGCTGGTGGGAAGCCGCCGATCCGCACAGCTTCCGGCCACGCATCGATCTTGGCGTTGCCCGCGCCCGCGCGCCGGGCATCGCCGAAGCGGACTACTGA
- a CDS encoding thiamine pyrophosphate-dependent enzyme, which produces MPATVSEVIVDTLVQAGAKRCYGIVGDTINHLTDAMRRSPLHWVHVRHEEVGALAAGGESYLTGTLSVCAGTCGPGSLHFVNGIFESHRNGAPVLLIASDVDRRERGLGFPQALDQRRIYEQCSVFCEEIAHPEQARRITAMAAQAALNKCGVAVVIVAGDMFKETAADELPWAVHCAAPVVRPSDAELDRLAALITDARRITLYAGIGARSGREQTIALARHLQAPLVHTTRAKEFLEPDNPYNVGMNGILGNKAGFHAVNDCDLLICLGTDFAYTQFYPDNAKIVQIDTDATHLGRRAPIDLGLVGDVGATVDALLPRLAPRTDDAHLRKALDTWADDRKRLEHSADEPDPTLIHPQFVAHTLDRLAAADAVFTADGGSPMVWLLRHLTANGQRSFLTSLLHGTMANAYPQALGMALAAPQRQVIALCGDGGMTMLMGDLLTLVQENVPVKLLVFDNGSLGFVEMEQRIEGLLDSYTDLKNPDFAKLAEACGLFGRRVEQANALEPAMHEWLTHDGPALLDVKVNRMELVMPPEVELSQVASTAIFGTKAILSGRTDEFMALLKNNFWR; this is translated from the coding sequence ATGCCCGCCACCGTATCCGAAGTCATCGTCGACACCCTCGTGCAGGCCGGCGCCAAGCGCTGCTACGGCATCGTCGGCGATACCATCAACCACCTCACCGACGCCATGCGCCGCTCACCGCTGCACTGGGTGCATGTGCGCCATGAGGAAGTCGGCGCCCTCGCCGCCGGTGGCGAATCCTACCTGACCGGCACGCTGAGCGTTTGCGCCGGCACCTGCGGCCCCGGCAGTCTGCACTTCGTCAACGGCATCTTCGAGAGTCACCGCAACGGCGCCCCCGTGCTGCTCATCGCCTCCGATGTGGATCGCCGCGAACGCGGCCTCGGCTTTCCCCAGGCGCTCGACCAACGCCGGATCTACGAACAATGCTCGGTGTTCTGCGAAGAAATCGCCCACCCCGAGCAGGCGCGCCGGATCACGGCCATGGCCGCACAGGCGGCGCTGAACAAGTGTGGCGTCGCCGTCGTCATCGTCGCCGGCGACATGTTCAAGGAAACCGCCGCCGACGAACTGCCCTGGGCCGTACACTGTGCCGCGCCAGTCGTGCGCCCGAGCGATGCCGAACTCGACCGCCTCGCCGCGCTGATCACCGACGCCAGACGCATCACCCTCTACGCCGGCATCGGCGCGCGCAGCGGCCGCGAACAGACCATCGCGCTGGCCCGCCACCTCCAGGCGCCGCTGGTGCACACCACCCGCGCCAAGGAGTTCCTCGAACCCGACAATCCATACAACGTCGGCATGAACGGCATACTCGGCAACAAGGCCGGCTTTCACGCGGTCAACGACTGCGACCTGCTGATCTGCCTGGGCACCGACTTCGCCTATACCCAGTTCTATCCCGACAACGCGAAAATCGTGCAGATCGACACCGATGCGACTCACCTGGGTCGCCGCGCACCCATCGATCTCGGCCTGGTCGGCGACGTCGGCGCCACAGTCGACGCGTTGCTGCCCCGGCTGGCACCGCGCACCGACGACGCGCACCTGCGCAAGGCGCTGGACACCTGGGCCGACGACCGCAAACGCCTGGAACACAGCGCCGACGAACCCGACCCGACGCTGATTCATCCGCAGTTCGTCGCCCACACCCTCGACCGCCTCGCCGCCGCCGATGCCGTTTTCACGGCCGACGGCGGCTCGCCGATGGTCTGGCTGCTGCGCCACCTGACCGCGAACGGCCAACGCAGCTTCCTCACCAGCCTGCTCCACGGCACCATGGCCAACGCCTACCCGCAGGCGCTCGGCATGGCACTGGCCGCGCCCCAGCGGCAGGTGATCGCGCTGTGTGGTGACGGCGGCATGACCATGCTGATGGGCGATCTGCTGACTCTGGTGCAGGAAAACGTGCCGGTCAAACTCCTCGTGTTCGACAACGGCTCGCTGGGCTTCGTCGAAATGGAGCAGCGCATTGAAGGCCTGCTCGACAGCTACACCGACCTCAAGAATCCGGACTTCGCCAAGCTGGCCGAAGCCTGCGGCCTGTTCGGCCGACGCGTCGAACAGGCCAACGCGCTCGAACCGGCCATGCACGAATGGCTGACACACGACGGCCCGGCGCTGCTTGATGTCAAGGTCAACCGCATGGAACTGGTCATGCCGCCCGAGGTCGAACTGTCGCAAGTCGCCTCCACGGCGATCTTTGGCACCAAGGCCATCCTCAGCGGACGCACGGACGAGTTCATGGCGCTGCTGAAGAACAATTTCTGGCGCTGA